tctattcttgttgatTGAGtaatttctctcgtgttcccctcgtgtttcccctcgtatTCATCACGAGTAGGGATcagctcctttcgtgaaagatcggccatctagggttccaccctacatcatgatatcttctcgtgagtccctgatcttgatcgtatacgtttgcatgtatgattagtgtatgattgaatggGGGCGTCACAGAGGAGTCCGTTAAGaaagacctgaaggattggagtatcaccaaaaaGCTAGCTGCGGACAGGGGTGCGTGAAAGCTTGCTATTCATGTGTCaaagccatgagttggttgcaagatattatgggtttcacctctagcctaccccaatttgtttgggactaaaggctttgttgttgttgtataCTATCAAAACTAACCAATTATTTTTACCTTTCCCTTTCTTGATACACCTCATTGGCGGTGTACATGCTGAAGTCATCATCGACCACAGGGTTGGCAGAGATAGTCGGCGGCATCTGCATAAAGGACGCATGCAGGGTCGGAGTGAAGCTCGCTGACGACGACGTGGAGGAGCAGCCTTGGCCGCACCTCCCCCACCCCTCTTCGCCATTTTGACGCTCGCTGCTTCCTCGTCGGTGCAGCGGACTGACGATGGAAGCCGGCCACTTGCCCGTGGGATATGAGCAGGGACATGTTAAACTTCATGCTGGAGAGGGAAATTACTTGCGCCTAGATGGCATATGGGCTCCTTAAAAAAAACTACCTCTgatccaaaaaataaaaaattgagaGTACGCAATCGCGTTCCTTGGCTTTATAGGAGGCAGAAATATGTACAAGAGTATGATTACATCAAGGCTCTAGCAGCACACACAAGCACCAGCCGGCCCAGCTACCTCCACTCCTACTACACGACCACTACTCACAAAAGATGCTAACTCCTTGTGCTCCCGCTCTAACCCAGGACCTAAGCTCATCAAAGACCTGACTAGTTAAGATGGGCACTGTCAAGCTTACCCTCGTCGGTCCAAATACCAATCCGTTACAATGCTTCCATAAGTGCCAACATAAGTGTTGCGGTTTTAGTTCAAAGAAGATTGAATTTAAACCACAAAACATATTTCACATCAGAGGGAGTATCAGATTGTACGCACTCTGCCAGAATAAGTGTCGTTCAAAGAAGATTACAAGATCTGTTGCTCTTTTTTGACCCAACTTTCCCTAAACCATACTCACGTTTACAAGATCTGCTGGAGCACTTTTAGGGGAACGGATTGTTGCAGACTACTGACATGCCCCAACGAAATCACACCACTGTCCAAGCTCTGCAAATAAGGATCACCATATACTGTTGACCTACTTGCAAATTCATACCACAACACCTGTGCCAAAGCATGGCGTCATGCACAATGATCAGAAGATAAAACATTGACTCGAATTGCAGCCTGAATAATACGACGATGTATCAAGAAAATGTCACAACAAGCCAACAAAGGGGATGGTACTTCCTAGTTATCTTCTCAAAATATTTGACAGGCAGACTTCAGTGGAAATCAAATATTCACCAACCAGGCAAAAGAAATCAGAAGTACAGAACCAGAACACACACTAGACAAAAAAGACTTCCACAGATCTTGAAACTTGTACCAGGTAACTTAGAAGGTCATCTCATGCGGCTTGTCGCCATCCCTGAGGGAGAACCGGGCACCAAGATAATTTTTAAGGTCTGGGACAGCATCGATAGCCTTGATCAACTCAGCGTCAATGACCTTCTGGTCATCCTTCTTGAAGTCTGGCAAATTCTTGGTTGCCTGCAGGGTAACAGAGAAGATATAAAATAAGGTATTGGAACAAGACGGGTAAAGGGCATCTAAAAGGATAATGATGCATGAATGTACCTCCTTATCCGACTCAAATAGCTCGCCCTCAGTCTTCTTTGCCCTAGTCTTCTTCTCCCTAGCGAAGTACTTGTCATCAAACTTCTGCACATTAACCTTAGAGATGTCGACCTTTGTGGATGTGGCAATGACGTAAGCCTGGTTCACTCTGCGGATTGGCACGCCATTGATCTTGAAAGGTCCTAAAGAATAGCAAAATTTAAGATTATAGACATTACAAATTATGACTCATCTGGGGGAAAGTCCAGTGCTTGAGAATAAAGATTAACGTAAAAAAAGTAGACCGGTTATCAGCAAACAACTCCCACTCTGAATCATGAATCTAAGATCCAAAACAAGTCATCCGAATCATGAATCTAAGTTCCAAAATAAGTCATCTCACATGAGAAATGGAAATGGGACTGCCAACAAAAAAATAGGAGCGGGACAACAGCAGAGGGAATTTACGTAACTTTGAATCCCGGGATACCAATGAGACAGGGACAAGTGCTAACTAAAATAAATACCTAGTCCACAAGTACCGAACTTCGAGGGCATTTACAAAACACTAAATCATGTAACGCAAGCAATGTTCTTAGTGCAATCTCAAAATCACATTACTAAACACACTGAAGACTTATGAATGGTTAACACAATAACCCGTTGAGCTACTATTCAATCTCACATTCATACAAAAACTTAACCAAGGTGCTAGAGGTACACCACTAAACAAGCCAGAAAAAACATCCAAGGATTCAACAATGCAACAACCCTTCTCAAATAGCTACAACCTAAAAATGTGTTCGCAATCAGCAGCTCTCCATGGGTAAAGCAACAGATCTACCAAAATGTCACATAAAAAAAACGACGCCCTCCGACCCGTCACGTTAACCTAGCACACGAAGCAACGAGGTCTACCAGTGATGAGGAGAAGGCCGGACTGGAGCTGCTTGAGGAACACCACGCGCTTTCCCATGTACCTCCCCGCGAGCAGGATCAGCACCGTGCCCGGTGTGATGGTCGATCTGCAACAACCGAATCGATCTCGCTGTAAAACTCCGCACGGGATCGGGAGAGGAAGAAGCCAAGCGCGCGGAGTTGCCGGGGAACCGGGGAGGGACGGACCTGAGCTTGGTGGGATGGGGCTTGCGTGTGCTCACGGTGCGTGGCTTGACATCATCAGCGGGATAGAACTTGGGCTCGGCGACGGCGGCCGGCTTCTCGGCCTTGGGCAAGGCGCCGCCGTGCTTGGCCTTGATGGCCCAAAGCCCGCGGCGGTGGTAGGTGTGCGATCTCGACGCCCGCTTTATGCCGAGCGCCATCTTCGACGTCGGAGCCATTGGTGATTCTTCGGTGGACGCGGAGCGGCAATCCGGCgagagggggcaaggcggcggtgGGGAAGAATGGACTAGGGTTTTGGTCGCTCATTTATACGTGTGCGGTGGTGGAACGCTAGATATCTTCATGTAGTGTGGGCTAATTGCGCAGGCCGATACAGCCCGTGCGAAGGGCTTCTTAAGCCCAGTTCTTTTAACTTGTCGGCGTGCTGTTATGCGTACCgtttagttttttttttcaatTAGGTTTTATTTTATAGTACTAGTTAGTAtgcacgtgcaacgcacgtcTCCCTTCAAAAAGTTATCCACAAGTTTTCAAAATCTACATTATCACTACATGATCAtatgttttttctgtttttgtcTTGCTCAAAACTCTGCCTACGTTGTCTCAACATAGCCGGTCCTAAGCCGGGGTAAAGGATGAGGGTTCTcataggcttggcgagccaacgtaaaaattcagccactcttatggagatgaaacccAAAAAAAATTCGTTGGGGCATAACCCTCTCAGCGACGCGCCACGTCGGAACCCGGGTGTGGTGTCAAATGGGCAAGGGTCAGGGCGTCACCCCCTTGGTGGCGCGTCGTGTCTTGATATGGATACCGTGGCAAGTGAGCGAGGATTGTGTCGTCGCATCCTTAGTGGCGTGCTACATTGGCGCCTGGATGTAGTGGAAAATGAGCAAGGGTCTTCGCATTTGACTCGACGAGTGCGAAGGGTAAGGAAGCTAGCCGAGCCTAGGAGGGTTCGCTTAGGTAGCTGGAATGTAGGGTCTCTGACACAGAAGCTTCGGGAGTTAGTTGATGCAACGGCGAGAAGAGGTGTTGATATCCTTTGCGTCCAAGAAACCAAATGGAGGGGACAGAaggcgaaggaggtggaggataCCTGCTTCAAGCTGTGGTACACGGGGACGGCTGCTACTTATGATTCGCGTTGGTATTTTCCCGAAGAGGATAGGATGATACAACACAGCagaggtaagtatttccctcagttgtgaaaccaaggttatcaatccaatAGGAAAACCAAGCAACATTTTGTAAACATC
The sequence above is a segment of the Aegilops tauschii subsp. strangulata cultivar AL8/78 chromosome 6, Aet v6.0, whole genome shotgun sequence genome. Coding sequences within it:
- the LOC109756619 gene encoding large ribosomal subunit protein eL6, producing MAPTSKMALGIKRASRSHTYHRRGLWAIKAKHGGALPKAEKPAAVAEPKFYPADDVKPRTVSTRKPHPTKLRSTITPGTVLILLAGRYMGKRVVFLKQLQSGLLLITGPFKINGVPIRRVNQAYVIATSTKVDISKVNVQKFDDKYFAREKKTRAKKTEGELFESDKEATKNLPDFKKDDQKVIDAELIKAIDAVPDLKNYLGARFSLRDGDKPHEMTF